The Mustela erminea isolate mMusErm1 chromosome 6, mMusErm1.Pri, whole genome shotgun sequence genome includes a region encoding these proteins:
- the LOC116594346 gene encoding LOW QUALITY PROTEIN: histone-binding protein RBBP7-like (The sequence of the model RefSeq protein was modified relative to this genomic sequence to represent the inferred CDS: substituted 1 base at 1 genomic stop codon), with amino-acid sequence MAADAGFVGAEAAPGGGWRERAEGFLLHVDSSPCVGRGAPVHTGRHLRTVFEDTVEERVINEEYKIWKKNTPFLYDLVMTHALQWPSLTVQWLPEVTKPEGKDYALHWLVLGTHTSDEQNHLVVAXVHIPNDDAQFDASHWDSEKGEFGGFGSITGKIECEIKINHEGEVNRARYMPQNPHIIATKTPSSDVLVFDYTKHPAKTDPSGECNPDLRLRGHQKEGYGLSWNSNLSGHLLSASDDHTVCLWDINAGPKEGKIVHAKAIFTGHSAVVEDVAWHLLHESLFGSVADDQKLMIWDTRSNTTSKPSHLMDVHTAEVNCLSFNPYSEFILATGSADKTVALWDLRNLKLKLHTFESHKDEIFQVHWSPHNETILVSSGTDRRLNVWDLSKIGEEQSAEDAEDGPPELLFIHGGHTAKISDFSWNPNEPWVICSVSEDNIMQIWQMAENIYNDEESDVTTSELEGQGS; translated from the coding sequence ATGGCTGCTGACGCTGGCTTCGTGGGAGCGGAGGCCGCTCCtggtgggggatggagggagcgGGCCGAGGGGTTTCTGCTACATGTGGATTCGTCTCCCTGCGTGGGTCGTGGAGCCCCTGTACATACGGGTCGTCATCTTAGAACAGTGTTTGAAGATACTGTGGAGGAGCGTGTCATcaatgaagaatataaaatctgGAAGAAGAATACACCGTTTCTGTATGACCTGGTTATGACCCATGCTCTTCAGTGGCCGAGTCTTACCGTTCAGTGGCTTCCTGAAGTGACTAAACCAGAAGGAAAGGATTATGCCCTTCATTGGCTAGTGCTGGGGACTCACACATCTGATGAGCAGAATCATCTCGTGGTTGCTTGAGTCCATATTCCGAACGATGATGCACAGTTTGATGCTTCCCACTGGGACAGTGAGAAGGGTGAATTTGGTGGCTTTGGTTCTATAACAGGAAAAATTgaatgtgaaattaaaattaaccATGAAGGAGAAGTAAACCGTGCTCGTTACATGCCGCAGAATCCTCACATCATTGCTACCAAAACTCCATCTTCTGATGTGCTGGTTTTTGACTATACGAAGCACCCTGCTAAAACAGACCCAAGTGGAGAATGTAATCCTGATCTTAGGTTAAGAGGCCACCAAAAGGAAGGCTATGGTCTTTCCTGGAATTCGAACTTGAGTGGACATCTCCTAAGTGCATCAGACGATCATACTGTCTGTCTGTGGGATATAAACGCAGGACCAAAGGAAGGCAAGATCGTGCATGCTAAAGCCATCTTCACTGGCCACTCGGCTGTTGTAGAGGATGTGGCCTGGCATCTGCTCCACGAGTCCTTATTTGGATCGGTTGCTGATGATCAGAAACTTATGATATGGGACACCAGGTCCAATACCACCTCCAAGCCAAGCCACCTGATGGACGTGCACACTGCCGAGGTCAACTGCCTGTCGTTCAACCCCTATAGCGAGTTCATTCTTGCAACTGGCTCTGCAGATAAGACTGTAGCTTTATGGGATCTGCGTAATTTAAAGTTAAAACTCCATACCTTTGAATCTCATAAAGATGAAATTTTCCAGGTCCACTGGTCTCCACATAACGAAACTATTCTGGTTTCAAGTGGTACTGATCGCCGCCTGAACGTGTGGGATTTAAGCAAAATTGGAGAAGAACAATCAGCAGAAGACGCCGAAGATGGGCCTCCAGAACTCCTGTTTATTCATGGAGGACACACCGCCAAGATATCAGATTTTAGTTGGAACCCCAATGAGCCTTGGGTCATCTGCTCGGTGTCTGAGGATAACATCATGCAGATATGGCAAATggctgaaaatatttacaatgatGAAGAGTCAGATGTCACAACATCGGAACTGGAGGGGCAAGGATCTTAA
- the ENKUR gene encoding enkurin isoform X3, which produces MSADTVEMTTEQRAGRYSSIFKTSVIEDMQKHKTAMKTMGPPKVEVPSPKDFLKKHSKEKTLPPQKKFDRNEPKKPPVPLRTEHPVMGIQSEKNFINTNAADVIMGVAKKPKPIYVDKRTGDKHDLETSGLVPKYINKKDYGVTPEYICKRNEEVKKAQEEYDNYIQENLRKAAMKRLSDEEREAVLQGLKKNWEGVQKEFQSLSVFIDSIPKKIRKQKLEEEMKQLEHDIGVIEKHKIIYIANK; this is translated from the exons gtaCAGTTCCATTTTTAAGACATCTGTAATAGAGGACATGCAAAAACATAAAACTGCAATGAAGACTATGGGACCACCAAAAGTTGAAGTACCTTCTCCGAAGGATTTCCTGAAGaaacattcaaaggaaaaaactcTACCACCTC aaaaaaagtttgaTCGGAATGAGCCCAAAAAGCCTCCCGTGCCCCTGAGGACTGAGCATCCAGTTATGGGAATacagagtgaaaaaaattttataaatacaaatgcaGCCGATGTCATCATGGGAGTGGCTAAAAAGCCTAAGCCAATTTATGTTGACAAAAGGACTGGAGACAAGCATGATCTTGAAACCTCTGGACTAGTTccaaaatacatcaataaaaag GATTATGGCGTCACACCAGAATATATATGTAAGCGAAATGAAGAAGTTAAGAAAGCCCAAGAAGAATATGATAATTATATCCAGGAAAACCTTAGGAAAGCAGCTATGAAAAGGCTGTCCGATGAAGAAAGAGAGGCCGTTCTGCAg GGGCTGAAGAAGAACTGGGAGGGGGTGCAGAAGGAGTTTCAGTCCCTCTCGGTGTTCATCGACTCCATCCCAAAGAAGATCCGCaagcagaagctggaagaagaaatgaagcaaCTGGAACATGACATCGGTGTCATCGAAAAGCACAAAATCATTTATATTGCCAATAAGtaa
- the ENKUR gene encoding enkurin isoform X1, with product MDTTCFSESIYNLIPIDWKEPPQPPRYSSIFKTSVIEDMQKHKTAMKTMGPPKVEVPSPKDFLKKHSKEKTLPPQKKFDRNEPKKPPVPLRTEHPVMGIQSEKNFINTNAADVIMGVAKKPKPIYVDKRTGDKHDLETSGLVPKYINKKDYGVTPEYICKRNEEVKKAQEEYDNYIQENLRKAAMKRLSDEEREAVLQGLKKNWEGVQKEFQSLSVFIDSIPKKIRKQKLEEEMKQLEHDIGVIEKHKIIYIANK from the exons gtaCAGTTCCATTTTTAAGACATCTGTAATAGAGGACATGCAAAAACATAAAACTGCAATGAAGACTATGGGACCACCAAAAGTTGAAGTACCTTCTCCGAAGGATTTCCTGAAGaaacattcaaaggaaaaaactcTACCACCTC aaaaaaagtttgaTCGGAATGAGCCCAAAAAGCCTCCCGTGCCCCTGAGGACTGAGCATCCAGTTATGGGAATacagagtgaaaaaaattttataaatacaaatgcaGCCGATGTCATCATGGGAGTGGCTAAAAAGCCTAAGCCAATTTATGTTGACAAAAGGACTGGAGACAAGCATGATCTTGAAACCTCTGGACTAGTTccaaaatacatcaataaaaag GATTATGGCGTCACACCAGAATATATATGTAAGCGAAATGAAGAAGTTAAGAAAGCCCAAGAAGAATATGATAATTATATCCAGGAAAACCTTAGGAAAGCAGCTATGAAAAGGCTGTCCGATGAAGAAAGAGAGGCCGTTCTGCAg GGGCTGAAGAAGAACTGGGAGGGGGTGCAGAAGGAGTTTCAGTCCCTCTCGGTGTTCATCGACTCCATCCCAAAGAAGATCCGCaagcagaagctggaagaagaaatgaagcaaCTGGAACATGACATCGGTGTCATCGAAAAGCACAAAATCATTTATATTGCCAATAAGtaa